The proteins below are encoded in one region of Tiliqua scincoides isolate rTilSci1 chromosome 7, rTilSci1.hap2, whole genome shotgun sequence:
- the XPOT gene encoding exportin-T translates to MDEQALLGLNPNADLDFRQRALAYFEQLKISPDAWQVCAEALAQRIYSDDHIKFFCFQVLEHQIKYKYSQLTEVQHQLIRETLVTWLQAQMSNSQPEKTFIRNKAAQVFALLFVAEYLTKWPKFFFDVLSVVGLNPQGVDLYLRILMAVDAELVDRDVVHTSEEARRNTLLKDTMREQCIPSLVESWYQILQTYQYTNSELTCQCLEVVGAFVSWIDLSLIANERFINMLLGHMSVEVLREEACDCLFEIVNKGMDPIDKTKLVETLCQVLQSAGLFSIDQEEDVDFLARFSKLVNGMGQALIASWTKLIKSGDMKNAQDTLQAIEAKVNLMLQLLVHEDDDISSNIIGFCYDYLHILKQLPLLSEQQKANIEAIMLAVMKKLTYDEEYNFENEGEDEAMFVEYRKQLKLLLDRLAQVSPELLLVSVCRVFSTTLQNWQAKPFMEVEVAIRLLYMLAEALPVSHGAHFSGDSKASALQDMMRTLVTSGISSYRHTSVALEFFETVVRYEKFFTIEPQHIPNVLMAFLDHRGLRHANPKVRSRVAYLFSRFVKSLNKQMNPFIEDVLNRIQDLLELSPPENGYQALLSSDDQLFIYETAGVLIVNSDYSAERKQALMRNLLAPLMQKFKVLLGKLMLTQDEDRQMALADCLNHAVGFASRTSKAFSNKQTVKQCGCSEVYLDCLQTFLPALSCPLQKEVLRSGVRTFLHRMIICLEEEVLPFIPSASEHMLKDCEAKDLQEFIPLINQITAKFKTHVSPFLQQMFMPLLRAIFEVLHRPAEENDQSAALEKQMLRRSYFAFLQTVTGSGMSEVIANQDAENIDHVLFTIIQGAVDFPDPIAQKTCFIILSKLVELWGGKDGPVGFADFVYKHIVPACFLAPSKQTFDLADAQTVLALSECAVTLKTIHLKRGLECIQYLQQEYLPSLQVAPEIIQEFCQALQQPDAKVFKNYLKVFFQRAKL, encoded by the exons ATGGATGAACAAGCTCTTCTGGGATTAAACCCAAATGCTGACTTAGACTTCAGGCAGCGA GCATTGGCTTATTTTGAGCAGCTGAAGATATCTCCCGATGCTTGGCAAGTGTGTGCTGAAGCTTTAGCCCAAAGAATCTATAG TGATGATCACATCAAGTTCTTCTGCTTTCAAGTTCTGGAGCACCAGATTAAATACAA gTATTCTCAGTTAACTGAAGTGCAGCACCAGCTAATTAGGGAAACACTTGTAACATGGCTGCAAGCTCAG ATGTCAAATTCTCAACCAGAGAAGACGTTTATACGAAACAAAGCAGCACAAGTCTTCGCTTTGCTCTTTGTTGCTGAATATCTTACAAAGTGGCCCAAATTTTTCTTTGATGTTCTGTCGGTGGTAGGCCTCAATCCTCAAGGCGTGGACCTTTACCTCAGAATCCTTATGGCGGTTGATGCTGAACTGGTAGATAGAGACGTCGTTCATACATCTGAG GAGGCTCGTAGGAATACCTTATTAAAGGATACTATGAGGGAACAATGCATTCCAAGTTTGGTGGAATCGTGGTACCAAATCTTACAAACATATCAGTATACAAATTCAGAGTTGACATGTCAGTGCCTTGAAGTAGTTGGAGCTTTTGTCTCTTGGATAGATTTGAGCCTCATTGCCAATGAAAG GTTTATAAATATGCTGCTAGGTCACATGTCTGTAGAGGTTCTACGGGAGGAAGCATGTGACTGCTTGTTTGAAATTGTAAATAAAGGAATGGATCCGATTGATAAAACCAAGCTGGTAGAAACTTTGTGTCAAGTGTTACAGTCGGCTGGTCTCTTCAGTATTGATCAG GAAGAAGATGTGGACTTCCTGGCTAGGTTCTCAAAACTGGTCAATGGAATGGGACAGGCATTGATAGCTAGTTGGACAAAACTAATTAAGAGTGGAGATATGAAGAATGCTCAAGATACTCTGCAAGCAATTGAAGCAAAAGTGAATTTAATGCTGCAACTTCTGGTTCATGAGGATGACGACATTTCTTCTAATATAATTGGGTTTTGTTATGACTATCTGCATATTCTTAAACAG CTTCCTTTGCTTTCTGAACAGCAAAAAGCTAATATAGAG GCAATTATGTTAGCTGTTATGAAGAAGTTAACATATGATGAAGAATACAACTTTGAAAATGAG GGTGAAGATGAAGCAATGTTTGTAGAATACCGAAAACAGTTAAAACTGTTGTTGGACAGGCTTGCGCAGGTCTCACCTGAACTACTGTTGGTTTCTGTGTGCAGAGTTTTTAGCACTACATTGCA GAATTGGCAAGCTAAGCCATTTATGGAAGTAGAAGTAGCAATAAGGCTGCTGTATATGTTGGCTGAGGCTCTTCCAGTATCTCACGGCGCTCACTTTTCAGGCGACTCAAAAGCTAGTGCTCTGCAGGATATGATGCGGACT TTGGTAACATCGGGTATTAGCAGCTATCGGCACACATCAGTCGCTCTGGAATTCTTTGAGACGGTGGTCAGATATGAAAAATTTTTCACCATTGAACCTCAGCATATTCCAAACGTCCTA ATGGCTTTCTTGGATCACAGAGGTCTTCGCCATGCGAATCCAAAAGTACGAAGCAGAGTAGCATACCTTTTCTCCAGATTTGTTAAGTCTCTCAA TAAACAAATGAATCCTTTTATTGAAGATGTACTGAACAGAATACAAGATCTGCTTGAACTCTCTCCACCT GAAAATGGCTACCAGGCTTTACTAAGCAGCGATGACCAATTGTTCATTTATGAGACTGCTGGAGTTCTAATAGTGAACAGTGACTACTCGGCCGAACGGAAGCAGGCTTTAATGAGAAATCTGTTGGCTCCTCTTATGCAGAAGTTTAAAGTGCTCTTAGGAAAACTTATGTTGACCCAAGATGAGGACAGACAGATGGCTTTAGCTGACTGTCTCAATCACGCGGTTGGCTTTGCCAG TCGTACCAGCAAAGCTTTCAGCAATAAGCAGACCGTAAAACAATGTGGCTGCTCTGAGGTCTATCTGGACTGTTTACAGACGTTCCTCCCAGCTCTCAGCTGCCCCTTGCAGAAAGAGGTTCTTAGAAGTGGTGTCCGTACCTTCCTTCACCGAATGATTATTTGCTTAGAGGAGGAGGTTCTGCCATTCATCCCTTCAGCCTCTGAACACATGCTCAAGGACTGTGAAGCAAAAGACCTTCAAGAATTCATTCCTCTCATAAATCAGATCACTGCTAAATTCAAG ACCCACGTGTCCCCATTTCTGCAACAAATGTTTATGCCATTGTTGCGTGCTATCTTTGAGGTCTTGCACCGCCCAGCTGAAGAAAACGACCAGTCTGCTGCTTTGGAAAAACAAATGTTACGAAGGAGTTACTTTGCTTTTCTTCAAACGGTTACAGGCAGTGGAATGAGTGAAGTCATAGCCAATCAGG ATGCAGAGAATATAGACCATGTACTGTTCACAATCATCCAAGGAGCTGTTGATTTCCCGGATCCCATTGCTCAGAAAACCTGCTTTATTATTCTTTCAAAATTGGTGGAGCTCTGGG gGGGCAAAGATGGACCTGTGGGTTTTGCTGACTTTGTCTACAAACATATTGTTCCTGCATGCTTCTTGGCACCTTCAAAGCAAACCTTTGACTTAGCAGATGCACAGACAGTGTTG gctTTATCTGAGTGTGCagtaacattaaaaacaattcatCTCAAAAGG GGTCTTGAATGTATTCAGTATCTTCAACAAGAATATCTCCCATCACTGCAGGTAGCTCCTGAAATAATACAG gAATTCTGCCAAGCACTTCAGCAGCCTGATgctaaagtttttaaaaactatttaaag GTATTCTTTCAACGGGCAAAACTCTAA